The genome window ATGCTGCTGAATGCCTGGAGGATTACTCACGTTGAAGAGACTCAACGAATTCTGTTAGCAATCGAAGACATCACAGAGCGTAAGCAGTTTGAAACCGAGCGATCTCACCTTCTGAGTCAGGAACAGGCTGCTCGCCAAGAAGCGGAATCTGCTAACCGTGCCAAAGATGAATTTTTGTCGAATCTCTCTCACGAACTCCGTAACCCGCTAAGTACTATGTTGGGGTGGTCGCAACTACTCCGTAATCAGCAGCTAGATGAGGCAACTGTCGATCGTGCGTTAAACGTAATCGAGCGGAGTGCCAAGGTACAATCTCAACTCATTGAAGACCTGTTGGATCTTTCGCGCATCACCAGTGGCAAGCTACACCTCAACACAAGGCTGCTGGACCTAGTATCCATTGTGAGGCACGCGATCGAATCGGTTCAACTCGCGGCTGAGGCTAAAACAATTCAACTCGTTTTACAGCTAAATGCTGCAATAGTTGTGGGCGACAGCGATCGCTTGCAGCAAGTGATGTGGAACTTACTGTCTAACGCCATCAAGTTCACACCAGACGGTGGACAGATAGAAATCACAGTAGCCCCCGTGCAGACCTATGCTGAAATTCGAGTCAGCGACACGGGACAAGGCATTTCAGCAGAGCTCTTGCCTTACGTGTTCGATCGCTTCCGTCAAGGAGACTCTAGCACCACGAAAACTAGGCAGGGGTTAGGGTTAGGGTTGGCGATTGTCCGACATATTGTGGAACTGCATGGCGGCATAGTGCGAGCCGAAAGCCGTGGAGAAGGGCAGGGAACCACCATTACTGTGAGACTTCCCCTCCGCTCACTGCCTCCAGAGTTTACACCGTCAGGTTACTTAGAACTTACAGCAGAAGAGCTTTCAGAACCCGTAAAACAGGAGGTTCCCTCACTGACGGACTTACGCATTCTGGTGGTTGATGACGAGGTGGATAGCCTCGATTTGATGAAGTACATTCTAGAGGCGGTCGGAGCAGACGTTGTGACGGTTACCTCAGTTAAAGAGGCGATCGAGGCTTTGACTGGTGAGCCTAGTCGATATGACGTGCTCCTAGCTGATCTCGGCATACCTGATGAAGATGGGTTTGCGCTGATTCGACAGGTGAGAGCATTAGATGCGGTCGCCGGAGGACAGATTTCGGCAGCAGCCATTACAGCCTATGTCAGCGATCGAGAACGGCAACAGGCGATCGAGGCTGGGTTTCAGATGCACGTGGCTAAACCGATTAACCCGACTCAATTGATTTGGATGGTGGCAAACCTGAGTGGACGAGTGAGTGAGGAGGAAGTGCAGGGTCAAGATCAATAGATGGACTAAGCATATCGTACGCTCGTGTTGCATAGAATTTAGGCAACAACCGCCATTTAAGTCGGCTAGGGTTAACAGGTATGGTATCTCCACAACTAAATGCGGTGTATCAAAGAGCATGGTTACTGCAATAACGGGCAAATGACCTACCTGAATCGCAGCAAACGCTTTAATCAGAAGCACTGAGCGTAAGCAAGTCGAACGGCTTTTAGAAAACCTCAACTCAGAGCTAGGACGCCAAGTGCAAGAGCGTGCGGCTGAGTTACAGCAGGCACTTAATTTTGAGGCAGGTCTAAAACGAATTACTGATAAAGTGCAGGACAGTGATCCCTTTTTATGGCAAATTAGTCCGTGTTTCTTAGGAATCTACCTCGCACTCAATAACATTGCCAAAAAGTAGATCATGCCATCCGAGACTAAAAGGCTGCATTGATGCGATTCGCCATCGAATTTCCCACGCTTTCCACAGTAATCAAATCTCGCTTACACAAACATCTTGACACTCTCTTTTGAAGACAGAGTGCAATCGAGAAGTCAGCTTGATCAACGATTTGCTATCTCTAACGACTTGAAGCAGGTGAGCATGCCTTAAACATGGAACCCATTGGCTACATAACTGCTCGCACAAGTGGTTGCCCCTTTCCAGGAGCGGGTGCGCGATCACTAGCAAACCTTCCAGATAGACCTCCCCTCAAGTCTGCCTGTTTTAATATCCGAGCCGGCAACCTTAGAGCGAATTTTGACAGAGTTGTTCAACAATGCTTGCAAATACACACCACCGAACGGACAAATCACCGTCATTATCCAAGCTAAGTCGAGTTTGATGCAAATTCAGATCAGCAACACAAGTGGGGAAATTTGCGCCAATGACCTCACTCATATTTTTGATAAGTTCTACTGCATTCCGAATGCTAATCCATGAAACAAGGCGGAACCGGATTAGAACTGATCCTCGTGCAGAAGCTAATCGAACGTCTGGGCGGTACGATTACTGTTGAAAGCACAGCAGGACAGCTTCACTTCACGCTTAAACTTCCATTACTAAACTTTTTAAGTTGAGCAAATTAGAAATTTATGGCTAGACACGACATCATCGTTATTGGCACTTCAGCTGGTGGACTTAAAGCACTAGGTATGGTCTTAGGTGCTCTCTCCCCTAATCTGGATGCTACCCTCTTTATTGTTCAGCACCTCGCTGCCGATAAACCTAGTATCTTGCCTCAAATTCTGACAGATGTGAGCGCTCTTCCTGTAGTTCACCCGTCAGATGGAGAGCTAATTCAATCAGCGCGAATCTACGTCGCACCGCCCGATCATCATCTGTTAGTTAATCAAGGCGTGATGCGCGTGGTGCGCGGACCTCAAGAAAATCGATTTCGCCCGGCGATCGACACGCTATTTCGTTCAGCTGCCCGTGCTTATGGTCCCAGAGTAGTAGGTGTAGTGCTGACTGGCTATCTGGATGATGGCACAGTAGGGTTACAGGCAATTAAGAAACGAGGCGGAGTTGCGATCGTGCAAGACCCAAACGAAGCTGAATATCCCAGCATGGCAAAGAGTGCCTTGCGGTTTGTCAAGGTCGATTACTGCTTGCCGCTCACAGAAATTTCAGACCTGCTAGTGCAGTTGTCCAAAGAACCCGCCGCCGAGGAGGAGGCATATCCAGTGACTGAAGAGATCGAAGTCGAATCTAGGATCGCGGAACAAGGAATGAACACCCAAGAGTTTTTAGAGCATGTCGAAGCGATTGGCGTTCGTACCACTTACACCTGCCCGGAATGCAACGGTAGCATATGGCAAATTGGCTCATCAGAGCCACTGCGATTTCGCTGTCATATAGGGCACTCCTTTACGGCAAATGTATTCCTATCAGAGCAAACTCAGAATTTGGAAAATGCTTTATGGTCGGCTGTTCGGACAATGGAGGAGAGAGTGACATTTTCGCGTCAAATGGCTGAGCGGATGGAAAGTTACAACCTACTCAACGATGCCACGAAATATCAAGAGTATGCAAAGAATTTAGATCAAGAAGTAGCGCTGATTCGGGGACTGATTCTCAACGGCTTTGCAACAAAACGGATGCTTACTACAGATGAGGAACAGTGAGAGTCACTGTAGGCTTAACCTTGGAAAACTACCAATGGCTGATTGGCACGATCGTCAGACTTTTGAATGGTTTGCTGAATGCTGGCAAGGTCAACGTAACAGTTGGCAACATCAATCAGAGAGCGACTGGTCATTGACCGCAAACTAACAACCTCAACTCGAACACCTTGAGCCGCAACCGCACTTACCACATAAACGAGATCTCCATTGCCGCTAACTAAAACAGCGGTATCGCAATGCTGAGCTAACCTCATCATATCCACCGCAATTTCCACATTTAGATTAGCTTTTTTGGCGCTATTCGCATCTTGTGTTACCACTTTAGTAATGACGCGGAAGCCACTATAACGCATCCACTGGAGAAACCGATACTGCTTCTCGTTTGTCGGATCGCAGACTGTGTAAAAAAAGACGTGAACCAAGAAATTTTTAGTCACTAAATATTGGAGCAGTTTGACATAATCAATTTCAGTATTTAGTTCTAAAGCGGCATAAAACAGATTCGATCCATCAATGAAAATAACCACTCGACTACGATCGTCTTTGTTAGGAATGCAATTTTCATTGGCAGACGAATTGGGCATGTCATGGTGCAATACAGTAGCTGTAGATTTTGATTTTGGATGAGATGCTGTCTCTTGTTTTCCCTGAAATCTTTTTCTTAGAGGCACTACCTATCATTGAATGGCTTCTTGGCAAAGTGTTTATTAAAATGGACGTAAATACTTTTAAACTGCCTATCTCTTACCACTTGAAGTAAGCCTAACAGGCTCTAATTCTTTAGAAACATCGATTTCGTTGTAAAATTTTCTGAATAATTTTAATAAGGCCATTCTGCTAACTTCTCCATCGCCTGGAAGCATTTTCATAAATTCCTTTATCTCTTCAAAAAACAACCACTTTGCTTCAGCCATCAGCTGGATTTCTGTATTCATCAGTTCTAGTTCTTGATTGGTCTTATCTAGTTCCTGCTCGATCACTTGCTGTTGCTGTAGCTGCTCAGATAAATACTGCTGCAGGGAATTGATTTGTTCACGCAACAATACAGTTTCATCTTGAGCTTTTTCAAGAGCAAGGGTTTGTTGACACTGCTCGCTGGATGACTTGCTAGTAAGAACACACTGTTGATCAGAATGAATTAACTGCATTTGCCAGAAGTTGTGATTGATTGAAATGAAAGATTCACGAACGAAGTCATCTTTAGTAGTGCTGAACCATGGAATCTAATTGAGCTCGGAAGCTTTCGACAGCCAAGCGATCGCAAGTCGTGATCTCGACTAGATCAACCATAGAAAACCTCAACATGTAAACTTCAAGCTGAGCTTCTGGTAGTGCTTTAAACAACAGCTTTTCCCCTGGAAAAACAACACGTTCAAAGTACCAATTTGAAATATTTGTGATTCGAGCAATTTTGAGTTGCTGAGTGTCGTTCACGTAGCAGCAGAGAATGCCGTTAGCACAATCAGCAGGTAGACTATCTAGAATTTGAGTCATGGTGACGAGTCTTGTAGAGCATTATGTCCATTGAATTGTTGGGGCGATCGCACCTAACAGAACAATTAAACCGAGCGATCGCCGGAAATAGTTAACGCCCTGAAACAGTTCTTGCCACGCTCAGGTGAGTAGGGAGCCAAAAGCCAGCGCGTCTAGACCTCTATGGATGTTGCCACTAGTGAGCAGGAATGCGAGTAGAGTTGCTGCAAGCCAGACCAGAATGGGTAGATTTGGCTTCTGAGCCATCACAATGTTGCCATCGCTATCCGGAAAGTTTCGATTGAACAAAGTATTTTCCATGAGTTCGGATGGATTTATTGATGTTCCTTATCTCAACAAGAATTAAGTATGACGCTTCGATGTTAGAGATTATGTCTGAGTGAATGTTTTACTTTTCGTATACTTATACATGCCCTGCTAAAACATTCAAAAGCTATAGGTAGTGTTTGACTTCTTTACCCCAAAAGGGGCAAAACGTATTTGATGCTTTCTGTTTTAGTGGAAAGCGTCAAACAAGAATTACAGAGTCTGACTGATGACTGCAACCTTGACCAAGCGGCCCTTATTTCGTCTGATGCAACAGGTTAGTTTTGTTGGTGGAGAGGGAATTGTGCGAAGCTACAAACCTAATGCTGGAACTTGGGCATATCTTGTCGAGATGCCATTGGGGGTAGATCCTATTTTTGGCAGAGTAGGAGCAGAAACGATGGTATTGCTCAATGAAGCAGATTTGCGTGCAGCCTGATCCAAAATCAAAGCCGTTGACTGGACTTCTAGTGGCATCGGTCATCGTGTTACATCTTGATTCTTCGTCTCGCCACAACATCATCGCTGTTCACGCTGCTCTTGCTAATTGCCTGCTGAACTGTCCATCCGCCTCAAATGGCAAGCACACAGTTTTTACGCCAAAACCATTTTTAAGAAATTTCTAAGGAGATTTGTGACTGTTCAATCATCAAACTCTGCCCCGACAGGCGAGCAACCGCTTATATTGAAGTCGGGTAAGAGGGAACATGTCACCATGTCCCTCTTACCCGACCTGAGCTGTAGGAATGTCGTTTTTTGGGCACTGTTCATGCTCTAGCGCTACTTGCACCCTGGTTTTTCTCCTGGTCACCCTTGGGAGTGATGCTCACGCTTCATGAGCTCTTTGGTAGCATTGGCATTTGTTTGGGGTATCACGGTTTGCTAACGCATCGCAGTTTCCAGGTTCTCAAGGCACTAGAATACACTTTCGCGTT of Pseudanabaena sp. FACHB-2040 contains these proteins:
- a CDS encoding chemotaxis protein CheB; this encodes MARHDIIVIGTSAGGLKALGMVLGALSPNLDATLFIVQHLAADKPSILPQILTDVSALPVVHPSDGELIQSARIYVAPPDHHLLVNQGVMRVVRGPQENRFRPAIDTLFRSAARAYGPRVVGVVLTGYLDDGTVGLQAIKKRGGVAIVQDPNEAEYPSMAKSALRFVKVDYCLPLTEISDLLVQLSKEPAAEEEAYPVTEEIEVESRIAEQGMNTQEFLEHVEAIGVRTTYTCPECNGSIWQIGSSEPLRFRCHIGHSFTANVFLSEQTQNLENALWSAVRTMEERVTFSRQMAERMESYNLLNDATKYQEYAKNLDQEVALIRGLILNGFATKRMLTTDEEQ
- a CDS encoding NYN domain-containing protein; the protein is MPNSSANENCIPNKDDRSRVVIFIDGSNLFYAALELNTEIDYVKLLQYLVTKNFLVHVFFYTVCDPTNEKQYRFLQWMRYSGFRVITKVVTQDANSAKKANLNVEIAVDMMRLAQHCDTAVLVSGNGDLVYVVSAVAAQGVRVEVVSLRSMTSRSLIDVANCYVDLASIQQTIQKSDDRANQPLVVFQG
- a CDS encoding DUF1830 domain-containing protein codes for the protein MTQILDSLPADCANGILCCYVNDTQQLKIARITNISNWYFERVVFPGEKLLFKALPEAQLEVYMLRFSMVDLVEITTCDRLAVESFRAQLDSMVQHY